A region of Bacillota bacterium DNA encodes the following proteins:
- a CDS encoding PrgI family protein — translation MYLIPRNVVTKFQIFPGFGWFELGTVLSGAAIGGALFGIASLLIDSMLIFILLVIPPGLAFTVTKPGPDGLSFYELIRRKRRWEGRQRRYLYRRGAC, via the coding sequence ATGTATTTAATTCCGCGTAACGTGGTTACCAAATTTCAAATCTTTCCCGGGTTTGGGTGGTTTGAGCTGGGCACAGTTTTGTCCGGTGCCGCCATTGGAGGTGCTTTATTTGGTATTGCCAGTTTGCTCATAGATTCAATGCTAATATTTATACTTTTGGTCATTCCGCCAGGACTTGCCTTTACTGTGACTAAGCCCGGGCCGGACGGGCTTAGTTTTTATGAGTTGATCAGGCGAAAGCGCCGCTGGGAAGGCAGACAGCGGCGTTACCTGTATAGGAGGGGTGCTTGTTGA
- a CDS encoding conjugal transfer protein TraG, which produces MFVGKRILNFGKLTRGMKFRLILFIALLLVNVFILPLLLQFPWYVKEQGIHEGLNNWKRLISQKPFAGPAVLLKEEQTRTVWYYFQPMVAAAVIGIFTQYSLTRRKRANKDIGGPDSVGQGQFGTARWQTEKEVEKNFFLWNTGKELPRGGVVLGARRHGSKFMSWLDTDDTHTLLIGATRSGKSRRVITPSIRAIARAGESMIIPDPKKELYTVNAGLLQEQGYNVVLLDFQDPAESNRWNLLNQVMARLQINDAAGAAKAAKQVAHMLTYQFQRPEEYKGDKVWPQSQKSLTTALALAVCMEAPAPARHMGSVYRTLTALGKNGGQELDEFFDRLDDNHPAKIAYGVAAMAASRLRNGIFTGAASQLELWTDPGVCWLTSEQDHELSAPGREKTAVFVVVPDEDSSLHVLAALYIAQTYQALSELARVNGGRLDKRVHFLLEEFGNLPPVPDFAEKITLAGGRGMKFLLAVQGLDQIKKRYKDDALTISGNCNNWIYLSTADYETARLLSEKTGKYTQQTESMSAQVKKVDHSQGVTYGLAGRSLLLPDEVLRWPVGQSLVFQGRNNPAKLPLPDLSEWPEQASSTLKAQANINQRRVIVQPETWVPGHEQVPGKAVNDTALDNDIEPVDILSEL; this is translated from the coding sequence TTGTTTGTTGGGAAGAGGATATTGAATTTTGGGAAGTTGACCAGGGGCATGAAATTTAGGCTGATTCTTTTTATTGCGTTGCTATTAGTTAATGTGTTTATCTTGCCCTTACTACTGCAGTTCCCATGGTATGTCAAGGAGCAAGGTATTCACGAAGGGTTGAATAATTGGAAACGGCTTATATCCCAAAAGCCTTTTGCCGGGCCGGCTGTGTTGTTAAAAGAAGAACAGACTCGAACAGTCTGGTATTACTTTCAGCCTATGGTTGCGGCCGCAGTTATCGGTATATTTACCCAATATAGTTTAACGCGGCGTAAGAGAGCCAACAAAGATATCGGCGGACCCGATTCAGTGGGCCAGGGGCAGTTTGGGACTGCGCGCTGGCAGACGGAAAAGGAGGTGGAAAAAAACTTTTTCTTGTGGAACACAGGTAAAGAATTACCGAGAGGCGGAGTTGTTTTGGGGGCGCGCCGGCACGGCAGCAAGTTTATGAGTTGGCTGGATACTGATGATACCCATACCCTTTTAATTGGGGCAACGCGCTCGGGTAAGTCCCGCCGGGTAATTACTCCGTCTATTCGGGCCATTGCCCGGGCCGGGGAAAGCATGATTATTCCTGACCCTAAAAAAGAGCTTTACACAGTGAACGCAGGTCTGCTGCAAGAACAAGGTTACAACGTGGTGCTGCTTGACTTCCAGGATCCGGCCGAAAGTAACCGGTGGAACCTGTTAAATCAGGTTATGGCACGCCTTCAAATCAATGATGCCGCAGGAGCGGCTAAGGCGGCCAAACAAGTGGCGCACATGCTGACTTACCAGTTCCAGCGGCCGGAAGAATACAAGGGGGACAAAGTATGGCCACAGTCTCAAAAAAGTCTAACCACAGCACTTGCTCTAGCTGTGTGTATGGAGGCACCGGCTCCGGCCCGGCACATGGGCAGTGTTTACCGCACACTAACGGCTCTGGGTAAAAACGGTGGGCAGGAATTGGACGAGTTTTTTGATCGTCTGGATGATAATCACCCGGCCAAGATTGCTTACGGTGTGGCGGCCATGGCGGCAAGCAGACTTCGTAACGGAATCTTTACCGGCGCTGCTTCACAGTTGGAGTTATGGACTGACCCGGGAGTTTGCTGGCTTACGTCTGAACAGGATCATGAACTTTCTGCTCCCGGCAGGGAAAAGACGGCAGTTTTCGTGGTGGTGCCGGATGAGGACAGTAGCTTGCACGTGCTGGCTGCTCTGTATATAGCGCAGACATACCAGGCTCTCTCGGAGCTGGCAAGAGTAAACGGTGGGCGGCTGGATAAAAGGGTTCACTTTCTTTTGGAGGAGTTCGGTAATCTGCCGCCTGTGCCTGATTTCGCTGAGAAAATTACACTGGCCGGCGGCCGGGGAATGAAGTTTTTGTTAGCGGTGCAGGGGCTGGATCAAATTAAAAAGCGTTATAAAGATGACGCGCTAACCATATCCGGCAACTGTAACAACTGGATATATCTCTCTACGGCTGATTATGAGACGGCTAGATTATTAAGTGAGAAAACCGGTAAATATACTCAGCAGACCGAAAGTATGTCGGCGCAGGTTAAAAAGGTGGATCATTCCCAAGGTGTTACTTACGGGCTGGCGGGCCGCTCCTTGCTTCTGCCCGATGAGGTTCTACGGTGGCCCGTGGGCCAATCACTTGTGTTTCAAGGGCGCAATAATCCGGCAAAGCTGCCGCTGCCGGACTTAAGTGAATGGCCGGAGCAGGCATCAAGTACTCTTAAGGCGCAGGCAAATATTAATCAGAGGAGGGTGATAGTTCAGCCTGAAACCTGGGTGCCCGGGCATGAGCAGGTACCGGGGAAGGCAGTTAATGACACAGCTTTAGATAATGATATAGAACCTGTAGATATATTAAGTGAGTTGTAA
- a CDS encoding relaxase: MPPFVMKIKFYKPGNNTRDKNAAHINYIATRPGADRGEPEVGDRDPDAGRDGLDPAGHVKYAAERPGSHGLFGPDEKTPGLKVIQDELQQHDGIVWRAVLSLREDTAKRLGFVSRESWESALRAGMPEAARAMGISENNLRWVGAFHAEAGHPHVHLVIWEREPKRTRGVISNGERKEVRKAFMRPIYAAERSRLGAEKSAIRDMIRDVTRGEMFLERDWAGQVKKARHEVRILEGDPPGVAPGLYDSDREELARRLEGLAKIMPGKGRIALKYMPEDVKAEAREISDWILGKPGFVTSVSRHKEIARELASHYTSRDESLSQAEQNVYDDLRDRVAQLVLKNAAQAQGRDRYKSAGRDYSFKLAAGSLWRNAWQGIERARSREEARGEMEKRAQEQKRMNRRKNEKGQEQER; this comes from the coding sequence ATGCCACCTTTTGTCATGAAAATTAAATTTTATAAGCCTGGGAATAACACCCGCGATAAAAACGCTGCGCATATAAATTACATCGCCACCAGGCCAGGTGCTGACAGGGGTGAACCCGAGGTAGGGGACCGCGATCCGGATGCAGGTAGGGATGGATTAGATCCGGCCGGTCATGTTAAATATGCGGCTGAACGTCCCGGGAGTCATGGCTTGTTCGGGCCGGACGAGAAGACACCGGGATTGAAAGTTATACAAGATGAATTGCAGCAGCATGACGGTATTGTCTGGCGGGCTGTTCTCTCACTTAGGGAAGATACGGCCAAAAGGTTAGGTTTTGTCAGCCGTGAGAGTTGGGAAAGTGCCCTGCGCGCCGGGATGCCTGAGGCGGCCCGGGCCATGGGTATTTCAGAAAATAATTTGCGGTGGGTGGGCGCTTTCCATGCTGAGGCTGGGCACCCGCATGTTCACCTGGTGATATGGGAGCGTGAACCCAAGAGAACCCGAGGAGTGATTAGTAACGGGGAAAGGAAAGAGGTGCGCAAAGCCTTTATGCGTCCTATTTATGCCGCGGAGCGGAGCCGCCTAGGTGCAGAAAAATCCGCAATCAGGGATATGATAAGGGATGTTACCAGGGGCGAAATGTTTTTGGAGCGTGATTGGGCTGGCCAGGTAAAAAAAGCCCGGCACGAGGTCAGAATTTTGGAAGGGGATCCGCCCGGTGTAGCTCCCGGGTTATATGATTCGGACAGAGAAGAGCTGGCACGGAGGTTGGAAGGTTTAGCTAAAATAATGCCCGGTAAGGGCAGGATAGCATTAAAGTACATGCCGGAAGATGTTAAAGCCGAAGCCAGGGAGATATCTGATTGGATACTGGGCAAGCCAGGATTTGTTACGTCTGTATCCAGGCATAAGGAGATTGCCCGGGAGTTGGCCAGTCATTACACTTCGCGGGATGAGAGTTTGAGTCAGGCTGAGCAAAATGTATATGATGATCTTAGAGACCGTGTGGCGCAGCTTGTATTAAAAAATGCGGCACAGGCTCAGGGAAGAGATCGGTATAAGTCAGCAGGCAGAGATTATTCCTTTAAATTGGCGGCCGGGAGTCTTTGGCGTAACGCCTGGCAGGGTATTGAGAGAGCGCGTTCCCGGGAAGAGGCACGTGGCGAGATGGAAAAGCGGGCGCAGGAGCAAAAGCGGATGAATCGGAGGAAAAACGAAAAGGGGCAAGAGCAGGAAAGATAG
- a CDS encoding helix-turn-helix domain-containing protein — protein MTITPSDSGYQHKTLIIKDPTLRKGFTTIPNAVMFAKGLSMSAKYLYGLLLLFAWQECECFPGQEKLSEAANCTDRTVRKYLEELRKYGLISWVQRGLNQTNVYYIHDLAQVKWPEPLGRKDRKERSGPDRKGFSDQERKEHSGQERKGFSDKEDSVEKDSVNNSCITFTGNTTEQSSVEAGRNQLPSAKDLITELTGEYRSTGAVPRNGDFAFIGGLYNRHGYEKVLEGIHELSMAMAAEEISKPLLYLKSIVERVGSRRGLKTTETKLEKDEQKEFFRSLYMG, from the coding sequence GTGACGATTACGCCTTCGGACAGCGGGTACCAGCATAAAACGTTGATTATAAAGGACCCCACTTTGCGCAAAGGTTTTACAACCATACCAAATGCTGTTATGTTCGCAAAGGGATTGAGTATGTCAGCCAAGTACTTGTATGGTCTTTTATTATTATTTGCCTGGCAGGAGTGTGAATGCTTTCCCGGCCAGGAGAAGCTTTCGGAAGCCGCTAACTGTACGGACCGCACTGTAAGAAAGTACTTGGAGGAACTCAGAAAATATGGTTTGATATCCTGGGTCCAGAGGGGCTTAAATCAAACCAATGTTTATTATATACATGATTTGGCGCAGGTAAAGTGGCCGGAGCCCTTGGGACGCAAGGACCGGAAAGAGCGTTCCGGTCCGGACCGGAAAGGATTTTCCGATCAAGAACGGAAAGAGCATTCCGGTCAAGAGCGGAAAGGATTTTCCGACAAAGAAGACTCAGTAGAAAAAGACTCAGTTAATAATAGTTGTATTACCTTTACAGGTAATACAACGGAGCAAAGCTCCGTGGAAGCAGGTCGAAATCAATTACCTTCAGCCAAAGATCTGATAACCGAGCTGACAGGAGAATACCGAAGCACAGGTGCGGTTCCTAGAAATGGGGACTTTGCTTTTATCGGGGGCCTTTATAATCGACATGGCTATGAGAAGGTGCTGGAGGGTATTCATGAATTGAGTATGGCTATGGCCGCCGAAGAAATATCCAAGCCGTTGCTTTACCTCAAAAGCATTGTTGAAAGAGTAGGAAGTAGACGCGGCTTAAAAACTACTGAGACGAAACTAGAAAAAGACGAGCAAAAGGAATTTTTCCGGTCACTCTATATGGGTTAG
- a CDS encoding DUF4406 domain-containing protein has translation MLVYLAHPVASDPVGNYQKAKRIAREIVNRYPEVVPVSPVLNFCYFHEPEERENIMRYCFRLLTKCEELWLTGQWWNSTGCLQEKQVAEESGIPVWIYNLPPVIGASCMEQSIKSGQNSAPIRLALED, from the coding sequence ATGCTGGTTTATTTAGCGCACCCGGTGGCTTCAGACCCAGTCGGCAATTACCAAAAAGCCAAGCGAATAGCCAGGGAAATAGTGAACCGGTACCCCGAAGTGGTGCCGGTTTCGCCTGTGTTGAATTTTTGTTATTTTCACGAGCCCGAAGAAAGGGAAAACATCATGAGGTACTGTTTCCGGCTTTTAACTAAGTGTGAAGAACTCTGGCTTACAGGACAGTGGTGGAATTCTACTGGGTGCCTCCAGGAAAAGCAGGTCGCCGAGGAATCCGGTATTCCGGTATGGATATACAATCTGCCACCCGTGATAGGTGCCAGCTGCATGGAACAGTCTATAAAGTCTGGTCAAAACAGTGCGCCGATCAGACTGGCCTTGGAAGATTAG
- a CDS encoding methylhydantoinase, translating into MKDILLTFEYNDVDENLEIHANKQGLKFPKRQIEKLEVNNTNFHLITSSWGGDELSEEKQGENNKLINHVKIFHWE; encoded by the coding sequence GTGAAAGATATTCTGTTAACATTTGAATACAATGATGTTGATGAAAACCTTGAAATACATGCAAATAAACAAGGACTGAAATTCCCGAAAAGGCAAATCGAAAAACTTGAAGTGAATAATACCAATTTCCATTTAATTACATCTAGTTGGGGTGGGGATGAATTGTCAGAAGAAAAGCAAGGAGAAAATAACAAACTCATAAATCATGTAAAGATTTTTCATTGGGAGTAG
- a CDS encoding ParM/StbA family protein translates to MTTIPDTQVCQFPQKKNVVAVDVGYGFTKAVSGSGKRICFPSVISPARDLPLAELADNSTGHKVKICKEGGQEEEYFVGELAMQEGHSVHFTLDDVKHKHPAHDIVLLTAAALLEPESINKLVVGLPVDYYREQGKSLKSHLQNLSATVSVDGKPEVLLSFEEIHVYPQGAGALLTVSDLPGGGIAALVDVGHKTTDCVAIEIKNGSSRPVQSMCVSVEAGILHVHKAVSEEFLKRTGIRLPANYTEQVMRDGQIWFRGEKVDLGQTLKEKRRVVARAIVDGVMASWGDRADFVRQVYLAGGGVLELPELSDMLKGSSIVPDAQFANALGFLKFGVG, encoded by the coding sequence ATGACGACGATTCCAGATACACAAGTATGTCAGTTTCCTCAAAAGAAAAATGTAGTAGCGGTAGATGTGGGATATGGTTTCACCAAGGCAGTTTCAGGTAGTGGCAAAAGAATATGTTTCCCTTCGGTAATCAGCCCGGCCAGGGATCTGCCCCTGGCCGAACTTGCGGATAACAGTACCGGGCACAAGGTTAAAATTTGTAAGGAAGGCGGCCAAGAAGAGGAGTATTTCGTGGGAGAGTTAGCAATGCAAGAAGGACATTCTGTACACTTCACTTTGGATGACGTAAAACATAAACATCCGGCCCATGATATTGTGCTTCTTACAGCAGCAGCTCTTCTAGAACCCGAATCAATCAATAAGCTGGTTGTAGGGCTTCCAGTTGATTATTACCGGGAACAAGGTAAAAGTCTGAAAAGCCATCTTCAAAATTTAAGCGCTACAGTTTCAGTAGATGGCAAGCCTGAAGTATTATTAAGCTTTGAAGAAATACATGTATATCCGCAGGGAGCAGGTGCACTTCTCACCGTGTCAGACTTGCCTGGAGGCGGCATAGCTGCTCTGGTGGACGTTGGGCACAAAACCACAGACTGTGTTGCTATTGAAATAAAGAATGGAAGCAGTAGGCCGGTCCAATCCATGTGTGTCAGTGTGGAGGCCGGTATTTTACATGTCCATAAAGCTGTGTCCGAGGAATTCTTAAAGCGCACCGGCATACGCCTTCCTGCTAATTACACGGAACAGGTAATGCGCGATGGCCAAATATGGTTCAGAGGTGAGAAGGTAGATCTGGGCCAGACACTAAAAGAAAAACGCCGTGTAGTTGCTAGGGCTATTGTGGATGGGGTAATGGCTTCCTGGGGTGACCGCGCGGATTTCGTGCGTCAGGTTTACCTGGCAGGTGGCGGTGTCTTAGAACTGCCGGAACTTTCAGATATGCTTAAGGGATCATCCATTGTCCCGGATGCACAGTTTGCCAATGCCCTGGGGTTTCTAAAGTTTGGTGTAGGTTAA
- a CDS encoding HD-GYP domain-containing protein, whose product MEVIKKVLQTLNKLSFLKDKCLRNHHRNVYQYSLTIASLVDLPKRSHKTIQQAALLHDIGKIGIPNRILFKPANLTYAEWQIMMLHPVTGAELLSADLFGNDVVEAVRHHHERWDGTGYPDRLAGENIPLPARVIAVADAYDAMTVNRPYKKMLTKRQALEEIARCAGTQFDPELAGIFVSLMMDPKYSEDQYGKQSFTIG is encoded by the coding sequence GTGGAGGTAATCAAAAAGGTCTTGCAAACATTAAATAAACTATCATTCTTAAAAGATAAATGTCTTCGCAATCATCACAGAAACGTTTATCAATACAGTCTTACTATAGCCTCACTAGTGGATTTACCCAAAAGATCACATAAAACGATTCAACAAGCGGCATTGCTTCATGATATCGGTAAGATTGGTATCCCTAACCGGATATTGTTTAAGCCCGCAAATTTAACTTATGCTGAATGGCAGATAATGATGCTGCACCCGGTAACCGGTGCAGAATTATTATCTGCTGATTTATTTGGTAATGATGTTGTTGAGGCCGTGCGTCATCATCATGAGCGCTGGGACGGCACAGGATATCCCGACAGGTTGGCTGGGGAAAATATTCCTCTTCCTGCCAGAGTTATAGCTGTCGCGGATGCTTATGATGCTATGACTGTGAACAGACCATATAAGAAAATGTTAACTAAAAGACAAGCTTTAGAAGAAATAGCTCGTTGTGCCGGCACTCAGTTTGATCCTGAGTTGGCCGGTATTTTTGTCTCGTTAATGATGGACCCAAAATATAGTGAAGACCAGTATGGAAAACAGTCTTTTACTATTGGTTAA